One Bacteriovorax sp. PP10 DNA window includes the following coding sequences:
- a CDS encoding twitch domain-containing radical SAM protein, whose translation MNNHKGCFLPLNALAVHPHGERKFCLTSTLPSIKNSEDFNFQRIKIHEELLNGEWPSSCKSCKFKEGQGIQSRRTRTWERKISRYGEAESVEMLAKQKEPYIRHLEITFSNLCNITCAMCSSEFSSSWIKLDKKALDSGLSFRDFTRPYQTVNRMSQETMEQILTHASEFDLVIIKGGEPTIEPLCLEFLQRLGKLRLENSPLVFIQTNGTRDPSEWLPCTEGLKLEVGFSLDGWGKVGDWIRGTSFDQVLKNFKTVANHPSVQEITVDFTFSLYNCFHLPEFFENILALKNETPKFKECAVFQWVQQFYASPLSLTLESRMKVKEQVSLVFDKDPALFLNYENLLKVLELPRLPETSIETARKWTGFMNDSRGFSIYDLQPELVSALEKSL comes from the coding sequence ATGAATAATCACAAAGGCTGCTTTTTACCTCTGAATGCATTAGCAGTTCACCCACATGGTGAAAGAAAGTTTTGCTTAACTTCAACACTGCCTTCTATAAAAAATTCCGAAGATTTTAATTTTCAAAGAATAAAAATTCATGAAGAACTATTAAATGGTGAATGGCCTTCCAGTTGTAAATCGTGCAAATTCAAAGAAGGCCAGGGGATCCAAAGTCGAAGGACGCGCACTTGGGAAAGAAAAATATCAAGATACGGTGAAGCTGAATCAGTTGAAATGTTGGCCAAGCAAAAAGAACCTTACATTCGACATTTAGAAATAACATTTTCTAATCTTTGTAATATTACATGTGCCATGTGCTCTTCAGAGTTTTCTTCAAGCTGGATCAAGCTTGATAAGAAAGCACTTGATTCTGGTCTCAGCTTTCGCGACTTCACTCGTCCTTATCAGACAGTGAATCGCATGTCGCAAGAAACGATGGAACAAATTTTAACTCATGCTTCTGAATTTGATCTCGTCATTATAAAAGGTGGCGAGCCCACGATTGAGCCTCTATGTCTGGAGTTCCTGCAGAGACTTGGAAAATTACGTCTTGAAAATAGTCCATTAGTTTTTATTCAGACAAACGGGACAAGAGATCCATCTGAATGGCTTCCTTGCACTGAAGGCCTAAAGCTTGAAGTCGGTTTTAGTCTTGATGGTTGGGGGAAAGTTGGAGACTGGATTAGAGGAACTAGTTTTGATCAAGTGTTAAAAAATTTTAAAACCGTGGCCAATCACCCATCGGTCCAAGAAATTACAGTCGATTTTACTTTTTCACTTTATAACTGCTTCCATCTTCCTGAATTTTTCGAAAATATTCTAGCACTTAAAAATGAAACACCTAAATTTAAAGAATGCGCCGTTTTCCAATGGGTACAGCAATTTTATGCAAGTCCATTAAGCCTTACGCTGGAAAGTCGAATGAAAGTTAAAGAACAAGTGTCCCTTGTCTTTGATAAAGATCCTGCTTTATTTTTAAATTATGAAAACTTATTAAAAGTCCTGGAGCTTCCACGACTTCCTGAAACTTCTATAGAGACTGCCAGAAAATGGACCGGCTTCATGAATGACTCCAGAGGATTTTCTATTTACGATCTACAACCTGAACTTGTTTCTGCATTAGAGAAATCACTATGA
- a CDS encoding CRTAC1 family protein has product MKNNTTICLAVLVSTFSVNAFSETIDYQRPGVKPITQKQAETKLKQIISDGTPTVRAIKNIRRIDGGLQQSPNLEKLSPQERRNFCYTDESRFAIIQQKLIDHLEIAFEKSDIEKILSLVEKDTSWSKLEIALSNPKKINNIDFYDIKNNEEVKGKADLKSNLVSFFGHFNNIQYVDFKVNKFVAPKAYRKTDSFDFKEIDVEMNFDIRGTDKKNALRQERGIWNLKLKLDGKEWKIAKLSSGVHEILVNSKPSFKDVTKGSGLDGVITYQRLEAIRRGGYAIAMEDFDNDGIVDAYVGSYGPGKLFKGQKDGTFQELVDSGIKKENYVKSAVWADFDNDNKKDLLIVKFIPNKAVTAEDNFFEYNNSVVLYKNLGNGKFEKKGGLTENDHTTDAMPAAVADFNNDGLLDIYIGFPGSRDFTDYSYVSNEGLKAQGIYLNKGSFQFKAENMSALEEWNFEKFSANQKVFPHSSTAIDFNQDGKMDVVVVDDRGHLSPAYENVGNAKFIQSNASIGIQNYSIGMGAAYGDINNDGLIDLMLSSVTTKAQERIENSCAINWGQQINNLNNSLKLFVGMKNGDKKTFTEAAANFGLKDLGEGLGAVELIDYDNDGLLDIYVANGLWSGTDKRQELSSIFARSSTYGHERALREERNKTTQSAIMSVLSNYKGDLTGESKKERLSLAGFQRNRLFKNNGNNTFTEVGFLEGVDSIADGYVVSVVDYNNDGRQDLVLRNADPGTMDIHYSPVQLMQNNNSNSNSVRIKLLGNQSNRDAIGAEISAINDKGLKQTRQVIGNNGTAQSEMTVHFGLNDSKIMKEVNIRWPSGLKTVLKDVKPGLIQVEEPGSNSSKKIAGK; this is encoded by the coding sequence ATGAAAAATAATACGACAATATGCTTAGCTGTTTTAGTGTCCACTTTTTCAGTTAATGCATTTTCTGAAACAATTGACTATCAAAGACCTGGTGTAAAACCTATCACCCAAAAGCAGGCCGAAACCAAGTTAAAACAAATTATTTCTGATGGAACTCCAACTGTCAGGGCCATAAAAAATATCAGACGTATTGATGGAGGATTGCAACAATCCCCAAACCTTGAAAAATTATCTCCACAAGAAAGAAGAAATTTTTGTTACACAGATGAAAGTCGCTTTGCGATTATTCAGCAGAAGTTAATTGATCATTTAGAAATAGCTTTTGAAAAAAGCGATATAGAAAAAATCTTATCTCTTGTTGAGAAAGATACTAGCTGGTCAAAACTTGAAATAGCACTTAGTAATCCTAAGAAAATTAATAATATTGATTTTTACGATATTAAAAATAATGAAGAGGTGAAAGGCAAAGCAGATTTAAAATCAAACCTCGTTTCTTTTTTTGGTCATTTTAACAATATTCAATACGTTGATTTCAAGGTCAATAAGTTTGTAGCACCAAAAGCTTATAGAAAAACAGATAGCTTTGACTTTAAAGAGATTGATGTTGAAATGAATTTTGATATCAGAGGGACTGATAAGAAAAATGCATTAAGACAGGAAAGAGGTATTTGGAATTTGAAATTAAAGCTTGATGGTAAAGAATGGAAAATTGCAAAACTATCATCAGGTGTTCATGAAATTTTGGTTAATAGTAAACCCTCATTTAAAGATGTCACCAAGGGATCTGGTCTTGATGGTGTTATCACATACCAAAGATTAGAAGCTATTAGACGTGGTGGTTATGCTATCGCGATGGAAGATTTTGATAATGACGGAATTGTTGATGCGTATGTTGGTTCATATGGCCCTGGGAAGTTATTTAAAGGTCAAAAAGATGGAACTTTTCAGGAGTTAGTAGACTCCGGAATTAAAAAGGAAAATTATGTAAAGTCAGCCGTCTGGGCAGATTTTGATAATGATAATAAAAAAGACCTCTTGATTGTAAAATTCATTCCAAATAAGGCAGTAACAGCAGAAGATAATTTTTTTGAATATAACAATTCTGTAGTTCTTTATAAAAATCTAGGAAATGGAAAATTTGAGAAGAAGGGTGGATTAACTGAGAACGATCACACAACTGATGCTATGCCAGCAGCAGTTGCAGATTTTAATAACGATGGATTACTTGATATTTATATTGGTTTTCCTGGTTCAAGAGATTTTACTGATTACTCTTATGTCAGCAATGAGGGATTAAAGGCCCAGGGAATTTATTTAAATAAAGGAAGTTTTCAATTTAAAGCAGAAAATATGTCCGCTCTTGAAGAGTGGAATTTTGAAAAATTTAGTGCAAATCAAAAAGTTTTTCCACATTCATCTACGGCCATCGATTTTAATCAGGATGGGAAAATGGATGTTGTTGTTGTTGATGACCGTGGCCACTTGAGTCCTGCTTATGAAAATGTTGGAAATGCAAAGTTCATCCAATCAAATGCTTCTATTGGTATACAAAACTATTCTATTGGAATGGGAGCGGCTTATGGAGATATCAATAATGATGGGCTAATTGACCTAATGCTTTCAAGTGTTACTACTAAGGCCCAGGAGAGGATTGAAAACTCTTGCGCAATTAATTGGGGACAACAGATAAATAATTTAAACAACAGTTTAAAGTTATTTGTAGGAATGAAAAATGGCGATAAGAAAACTTTCACAGAAGCCGCTGCCAATTTTGGCCTGAAGGATTTGGGCGAGGGACTAGGAGCGGTTGAATTGATTGATTATGACAATGATGGGTTGCTGGATATTTACGTTGCAAATGGATTATGGAGTGGAACTGATAAGAGACAAGAGCTTTCAAGTATTTTTGCCAGATCTTCTACATATGGTCATGAGCGCGCATTAAGAGAAGAAAGAAATAAAACGACTCAATCCGCGATTATGTCAGTCTTATCAAATTACAAAGGGGACCTAACAGGAGAATCAAAAAAAGAAAGATTGTCTCTGGCCGGATTTCAAAGAAATAGATTATTTAAAAACAATGGTAATAATACTTTTACTGAAGTCGGATTCCTGGAGGGAGTAGACTCAATTGCTGATGGATATGTTGTATCAGTAGTAGATTACAACAATGATGGACGTCAGGATTTAGTTTTAAGAAATGCTGACCCAGGCACAATGGATATTCATTATTCTCCTGTTCAGTTAATGCAAAACAATAATTCAAATTCTAATAGCGTAAGAATTAAGCTCTTAGGAAATCAATCTAACCGAGATGCTATTGGTGCTGAAATATCGGCGATTAATGATAAAGGATTAAAACAAACTCGTCAGGTCATTGGAAATAATGGAACTGCCCAATCCGAAATGACTGTTCATTTTGGTCTAAATGATTCTAAAATTATGAAAGAAGTTAATATTAGATGGCCTTCCGGTCTAAAGACAGTATTAAAAGATGTTAAGCCTGGACTCATTCAAGTTGAAGAGCCCGGAAGTAATAGCTCTAAAAAAATTGCTGGAAAATAA
- a CDS encoding FG-GAP repeat domain-containing protein, whose product MFILLLILFMNPLQAQTAPGTLEKGIISFLREIPTEDNKELLELTLKRESKNLATRFKAAAVFGTVYELAEYCYLGDKLTCDLSAAILNDAKDDCHSFSSENNVLCSDVRNTRLNQCEKIKDPFLASVCFKKLLPACRSDMVCLIAWSFAFREDAERLRTSSPTIIKVFNADFKESKEIFLSDLKIFPAKKIIKPDIVEAPGFPAPVRMTDFITAKKEKSKVVAKNKPSFKPLTILKGAFSPNLRQLIHPWTRGEGLTVVDWDGDGFLDVFTVDGENLLFFKNINGTEFKKFSINFPAFGLKGFLIDVSVADLDDNGVPAILVQSYPKTLYVLRWFKERNSFLTEIVTLPNQSRTHALVKFKSGLGIVFPGWSAIGSAPNPSATDYIARYNKRDWTFEKLPSSEAPSLGVSVIERAPGQSTLVINRDLEGGTDFYDVQGDSLVKLPDTKKMNYFSHSAALLRTSKNEDLWVTAGLGGLGKDSDSVKREGQAAPRQFEECQNNWKDEEKEFCVMRLSRTLTSLWPSLCTLNKTQELAKICLAQNEIPGIRGVKMPNPFKFKLQFFKNLTAPVIDEGATKLGSEVGQIWHVSPLQSPSMEGFLMSEARTNASKARKLWWMGVTKTGMQKAELTNSLGLQAPYDATQFALGDFDKDGQLDMAFKSGNDMVFLKGDTGGDSSLTKNLQSGHQSRTLIKIPVNFKE is encoded by the coding sequence ATGTTCATTTTATTGTTAATTCTATTCATGAATCCACTTCAGGCCCAAACTGCTCCTGGTACTTTAGAGAAAGGTATAATCTCTTTCTTACGAGAAATACCGACGGAGGATAATAAGGAGTTACTTGAATTAACATTAAAAAGAGAATCAAAAAATTTAGCGACTCGATTTAAAGCTGCTGCAGTTTTTGGAACAGTCTATGAGTTAGCAGAATATTGTTACTTAGGTGATAAACTAACATGTGATCTATCCGCGGCGATATTAAATGATGCCAAAGATGACTGTCATAGTTTCAGTTCGGAAAATAATGTATTATGTAGTGATGTAAGGAATACTAGATTAAATCAATGTGAAAAAATTAAAGACCCATTCTTAGCGAGTGTATGTTTTAAGAAGCTCCTACCAGCATGCCGCTCTGATATGGTTTGCTTGATTGCATGGTCATTTGCTTTTAGAGAGGATGCTGAAAGACTAAGAACATCTTCTCCTACGATTATTAAAGTGTTTAATGCTGACTTCAAAGAATCGAAAGAAATATTTTTAAGCGATTTGAAAATTTTCCCCGCAAAGAAAATCATAAAACCAGACATTGTAGAAGCACCAGGCTTTCCTGCACCCGTGAGAATGACTGATTTTATTACTGCAAAAAAAGAGAAATCAAAAGTAGTAGCTAAAAATAAACCAAGCTTTAAACCTTTAACGATTCTCAAAGGTGCGTTTTCTCCAAACCTGAGACAGCTTATTCATCCTTGGACAAGAGGTGAGGGACTTACCGTTGTCGATTGGGATGGAGATGGATTTCTAGACGTTTTTACTGTTGATGGCGAAAATCTTTTATTCTTTAAAAATATTAACGGCACTGAATTTAAAAAATTCTCTATTAATTTTCCTGCCTTCGGACTAAAAGGTTTTCTAATTGATGTTTCTGTGGCTGACCTTGATGACAATGGAGTGCCTGCTATTTTAGTACAGTCATATCCAAAAACTTTATATGTACTTAGATGGTTTAAAGAAAGAAATTCATTTTTAACTGAAATTGTCACATTACCAAATCAATCTCGAACTCATGCGCTGGTAAAATTTAAAAGTGGACTGGGAATTGTATTTCCAGGATGGAGTGCAATCGGTTCGGCACCAAACCCTTCTGCCACTGACTACATTGCAAGATATAATAAGAGAGATTGGACATTTGAAAAACTTCCTTCATCTGAAGCACCAAGTCTGGGTGTAAGTGTTATAGAAAGAGCACCAGGGCAATCCACTTTAGTTATTAATAGAGACCTTGAAGGTGGTACTGATTTCTATGATGTGCAAGGCGATAGTTTGGTTAAACTTCCTGATACAAAAAAAATGAATTATTTTTCTCACTCTGCTGCTCTTCTTAGAACTTCTAAGAATGAAGATTTATGGGTAACTGCAGGACTTGGTGGACTAGGTAAAGACAGTGATAGCGTAAAGAGAGAGGGGCAAGCTGCTCCTAGGCAATTTGAAGAATGTCAAAATAACTGGAAAGATGAAGAGAAAGAATTCTGTGTAATGAGATTGAGTAGAACTTTAACAAGTCTATGGCCTTCACTCTGCACTTTAAATAAAACTCAAGAGCTAGCTAAGATATGTCTCGCACAAAATGAAATACCTGGGATTAGAGGTGTGAAAATGCCGAATCCATTTAAATTTAAGCTTCAATTTTTTAAAAATCTTACAGCTCCTGTAATTGATGAAGGGGCCACGAAACTAGGAAGTGAAGTGGGACAGATCTGGCATGTATCGCCATTGCAGTCACCATCAATGGAAGGATTTTTAATGTCTGAAGCACGCACAAATGCGAGTAAAGCTAGAAAATTATGGTGGATGGGCGTAACAAAAACTGGGATGCAAAAAGCAGAATTAACTAATTCTTTAGGTCTTCAAGCTCCATACGATGCTACACAATTTGCTCTTGGAGATTTTGATAAAGACGGTCAGTTAGATATGGCCTTTAAGTCAGGAAACGATATGGTTTTCTTAAAAGGTGATACTGGTGGTGATTCAAGTTTAACAAAAAATTTGCAGTCAGGTCATCAAAGTAGAACGCTTATTAAAATTCCTGTTAATTTCAAGGAATAA
- a CDS encoding sterol desaturase family protein yields the protein MLYSWDSWVHSVTEAALPILGGMIIVLSLEFFIQGKDNSWNVLKKSAGKSVDIFSILMFILRLHPILIDLLLVGTLVKLKAWAHINSLSMYMDDSFIASFFTIALSFIIYDFLLYWSHRLKHNIDGLWFVHRFHHSSSDLNAFSFIRVHTLDYPFRAISVAIPMLFIAGPSFGNLIWLWFAETIIDILSHSRLNTGYKFLGKIFVSPRFHRRHHDIDDHYCNYGLIFSFWDRIFGTYKDESDAFARQTGSHELSDSGNVAKIYFNEYVHLGKWCLSKVVRK from the coding sequence TTGCTATACAGCTGGGATTCATGGGTTCATTCAGTTACTGAAGCTGCCTTACCTATCTTAGGAGGGATGATCATTGTATTGTCTCTCGAATTTTTTATTCAGGGAAAAGACAATAGCTGGAATGTCCTAAAAAAATCTGCAGGAAAAAGTGTAGATATTTTTTCCATACTAATGTTTATTTTGCGCCTTCATCCTATCTTAATTGATCTCCTTCTTGTCGGTACTTTAGTTAAGTTAAAAGCATGGGCCCATATCAACTCATTGAGTATGTATATGGATGATAGTTTCATAGCTTCATTTTTTACGATTGCTTTAAGCTTTATCATTTATGACTTCCTTTTATATTGGAGCCATCGCTTAAAACACAATATAGACGGACTATGGTTTGTTCATCGTTTTCACCACTCATCATCAGATTTAAACGCCTTCTCATTTATCCGTGTTCATACATTAGATTATCCTTTCAGGGCCATCAGTGTTGCAATTCCAATGCTGTTTATAGCAGGACCCAGTTTTGGTAACTTAATATGGTTGTGGTTTGCAGAAACGATTATTGATATTCTTTCGCATAGCCGTTTAAATACCGGATATAAGTTTTTGGGAAAAATCTTTGTAAGCCCAAGATTCCATCGTCGCCATCACGATATTGATGATCATTATTGTAACTATGGTCTCATCTTTTCGTTCTGGGATAGAATATTTGGTACTTATAAAGACGAGAGTGACGCTTTTGCAAGGCAAACAGGCTCTCACGAATTGTCTGACTCAGGTAACGTTGCTAAAATTTATTTTAATGAGTATGTTCATCTTGGTAAATGGTGCCTTTCTAAAGTGGTAAGAAAATAA
- a CDS encoding twitch domain-containing radical SAM protein gives MTEKFCPLPWIIQAIRNDGNIRACSNSHSSISKGLLHKADGSVYNAGVDNLAEAFNSEDLKSLRLSMLENKTNPICARCDREDAQGVRSRRKVESENWSQQFTIQDAKAITSVDGTVSAMPIYLDMRFGNKCNLKCRSCSPTDSNFWYEDHAELWGQTSFNDGNKKINLIREGSKLVEDTEMYRWYENPGFWDQMFQRLQNVEQIHTVGGEPLLIDQHFTLLEKCIEMNIAHKITIEYNSNITVIPEKAWALWSHFKRINIGASIDGVGRVNDYIRHPSRFENIFNNLKKIDQSPDNIFCWIATTVQVYNAHHLPELMKWVVKNKFNKVQRFLGMPILNCHPLHNPQFLSTKIFPTPVKEWISELYAECNIWMEENAHLYLEKEWAEATVLHVKEILSAYEAHMQSEDLSNLLPKFMTYTRGLDSIRKESFEHSIPELWEKLKPYTLP, from the coding sequence ATGACTGAAAAATTTTGTCCATTACCATGGATTATTCAGGCCATCAGGAATGATGGAAATATTCGTGCTTGTAGTAATTCTCATTCATCTATATCAAAAGGCCTTTTACATAAAGCAGATGGCTCAGTTTACAACGCCGGCGTTGATAATTTAGCTGAAGCCTTTAATAGTGAAGATTTAAAATCTCTTCGCTTAAGTATGCTGGAAAACAAAACCAATCCCATTTGTGCCCGCTGCGATCGTGAAGACGCTCAAGGTGTTCGTAGCAGAAGAAAAGTTGAATCTGAAAACTGGTCACAACAATTTACGATTCAAGATGCCAAGGCCATAACAAGTGTTGATGGCACTGTCTCTGCGATGCCGATCTATTTAGATATGCGCTTTGGAAACAAGTGCAATTTGAAATGCAGAAGTTGTAGTCCCACTGATTCTAATTTTTGGTATGAAGATCATGCTGAACTTTGGGGACAAACATCTTTCAATGATGGAAATAAGAAAATCAATCTCATTCGTGAAGGCTCAAAGCTTGTAGAAGATACAGAAATGTATCGTTGGTATGAGAATCCAGGCTTTTGGGATCAAATGTTTCAACGTCTACAAAATGTTGAACAGATTCATACAGTAGGGGGAGAACCACTACTTATTGATCAGCATTTCACTCTACTGGAAAAATGTATTGAGATGAATATCGCTCATAAAATTACAATTGAGTACAATTCTAATATTACCGTGATTCCAGAAAAGGCATGGGCACTTTGGAGCCATTTTAAGAGAATCAATATCGGTGCAAGTATAGATGGTGTTGGACGAGTGAATGATTACATCAGGCACCCAAGTAGATTTGAAAATATTTTCAATAATCTAAAAAAGATAGACCAATCACCTGATAATATTTTTTGTTGGATTGCTACGACTGTTCAAGTTTACAATGCTCATCATCTGCCAGAGCTAATGAAGTGGGTTGTAAAAAATAAGTTTAATAAAGTTCAACGTTTTTTAGGAATGCCAATTCTTAATTGCCATCCACTTCATAATCCACAATTTTTAAGTACAAAGATTTTTCCAACACCAGTAAAAGAATGGATTAGCGAACTATACGCTGAGTGCAATATTTGGATGGAAGAGAATGCTCATTTATACCTGGAAAAAGAATGGGCAGAAGCGACTGTTCTGCATGTAAAAGAAATTCTTTCTGCTTATGAAGCTCATATGCAATCAGAAGATCTATCGAACTTGCTTCCTAAATTTATGACTTATACAAGAGGTCTTGATTCGATCAGAAAGGAATCATTTGAGCATTCAATTCCTGAGCTATGGGAAAAATTGAAACCTTATACTCTTCCCTGA